From the Finegoldia magna ATCC 29328 genome, the window AATCGGTAATTTGTGATTTAATTTCTTGTTTAATTTCGTCAAATCTTTGTAATTCGTCTTCTGGAATATTTTTTGCACGTGTGATTTTTTCTCTTACAGGAAGTTTTGAAATTTCTGAAACATAAGCTCCTTCTTGCAAAGCTTCCAAGGATTCCTTGTGGAATGTTAATATTAAATCCAACATTTTTGCTTGTTTGTCCAATGAACAGAATGTATCTGTTTCGTGGAATGCGTTTTGTTGCAAGAAATCTTCTCTCAAAGATTTTGAAGTTTCAAGTTTGATTTGATCTTCATCGCTTAATGAATCACGTCCAACCAATCTTACTATTTCTAGTAAAGATGATTCTTCTTGTAATAACTTCATAGATTGTTTTCTATAATCTGAGAATTTAGAATCTACATTTGCATCCAAATATTCGTCAATCTTATCTTGATACAATGAATAAGAGTTAATCCAGTTAATAGCTGGGAAGTGTCTCATGTAACTTAATGCGTAATCCAATCCCCAGAATACTTTTACAATTCTAAGTGTAGATTGTGTAACTGGTTCTGAAATATCTCCACCTGGAGGAGATACCGCACCAATAACTGTTAATGATCCATCTCTTCCATCACTACCTAAACATTTTACTTTACCAGCACGTTCGTAGAAATCAGCAATTCTTGATGCCAAGTATGCAGGGTAACCTTCATCACCTGGCATTTCTTCAAGTCTACCACTCATTTCACGAAGAGCTTCTGCCCATCTTGATGTTGAGTCGGCCATCATTGCTACTGAATAACCCATATCTCTGTAGTATTCAGCAATTGTAATTCCAGTGTAGATACTTGCTTCTCTGGCTGCTACTGGCATGTTTGAAGTGTTTGCTATCAAAACAGTTCTCTTCATCAATGATTGTCCTGTCTTAGGGTCAATCAACTCAGGGAATTCGTTAAGTACGTCTGTCATTTCGTTACCACGTTCTCCACAACCTACATACACAACTATTTCAGCGTCTGCCCATTTAGCTAATTGGTGTTGAACTACTGTTTTACCACTACCGAAAGGTCCTGGAATTGCTGCGGTACCACCTTTTGCAACTGGGAAGAATGTATCAATAACTCTTTGACCAGTAATCAATGGTTTAATTGGATCTTCTTTTTCCTTATATGGTCTACCATCTCTTACAGGCCATCTTTGAATCATGTTTATTTCAATATCGTTTGATTTATCTTCAACAACGCAAACTGTTTGTTCAACAGTAAATTCTCCAGATTCAATTGATTTGATTTTACCAGATACATTTGCTGGAACCATTATTTTGTGAACAATAACTTCAGTTTCTTGAACTTCACCAATAATATCTCCTGGTTCAACTTCATCTCCAACAGATTTAACAGGTTTGAATTCCCATTTCTTTTCTCTGTTTAATGATGGAGCGCTAACTCCTCTTAATAAGAAGTCTCCAGCTTTTTCTTGCAAAGATTTTAATGGTCTTTGAATACCATCAAACATTTGCTCTAATATACCAGGTCCCAATTCGATTGAAAGTGGATGTCCTGTAGATACAACTTTATCTCCAGGGCCTATTCCTGTTGTTTCTTCATATACTTGAATTGAGGCTTTATCGCCTCTCATTTCAATAATCTCTCCAATGAGCTTATCGTCTGAAACCTCAACCACGTCATATACGCTTGCGTTTTCCATTCCTTCAGCAACTACCAAAGGTCCGGATACTTTTAATACTTTACCTTCTTTCAATATAAGCTCTCCTTTACAAAATGTTTGCTCCAACAGCTTTTTCAACATTGGTGTTGATTCTGTTCATTCCAATGTTCAAGCTACCTTGATTAGAAGGTATCAAGATAATAGCTGGTGAAACTTTATCATTATATCTGTCTATTGTTTCTTTGATTTTTTCTGCTATTTGTTCAGTAATAAAAATCACGCCGTAATCTTCTTTTGCTAGTCTGTCTACAGTTTTTCTAGCATCTGTGCTTTCAATAGATTCAAATACATCTACTCCCAAAGCTTTAAAGACTAATACAGAATCTCTATCACCTACTACAGCTACTTTTTTACGCATAACTTAACCTCAACTTACTCCTGATGTAATCAGGTTTCAATGAGTTAATCTTTCCTACAAAAATAATCCTCAAATTCTTAATTTCAGTTTCTTTTGCAAATAAATATCCAAACAAAACCTCAGGTCCATAAGTAACCTTTTTGATTTCTTTGATTTTTTCCATCAAATAATCATCCATTGCTTTTTCAAAAACAGACAAACTATTTGATTTCTTATATTCACTGATAGCTTCCTTCACATAGTAGTAAATTCTAGCTTGTTTGAATAATGGACTATCTTCAGTAATTTCAGAATGCAATTCAGCTTCAAATTTTTCAGATTCAATACTTCCATTTGGAATAATAACTTTTTTCAAAAATTCTAAGCTTTTCTTTTGATTTTGTACTCTAAGTAAAGTTTTAATATTTGTAAAGTCTATCAAATCTTCAACATATTCATTTATCAAAACTGAATCTATTTGTTTTGCAATTTCTGATGTTTCCACAAAATACTCTCTGTCAGCATAAATATCTACCATTTGAGGATCTTGGTTTTCTTCGTAATCAGCGATTGATTCTCTTATAACTTTATCGAAATGTTCCATTTCACTTTCGGTATTTTCTTTAATAGAATCCCTCATAGTTTTGAATTCCATTCTAGTTATATCACTTAACATAGAAGAAAAATCTTCATCTTTTAGATATTCTTTAATTAACACTTTTAAATTATGATAATCGTATTTTAATGCAATTAAATCAACAGGATATTGGAAACTACTCATATCATACATATATTTATAAGTCTTTTTTAACTCATTTTTCAAAGCAACATCGTAATTCTTATAATTATCAAGCTTCGCAAATTCTGATTGATATACTGAATCTGAAAGTAGTCTTACGGTTTCTTCTAAGTTACTTGCATCTATCAGTCTTTCATAATCATTCTTGCTCAATAATTCTTTTTCTTTGACACGAGTTATAGCAGATTGATGTATGAAATTTTCTTTTTTCATATTATCACCTACTTCTTAAAAAGAGTTTTTGCAATTTCTACTTCCAATTCATCTTTCATTGAATCGACCAGTGAAGAAAAATTATTATTAATTAATACATTACCTCTTTTAATACAAAATCCGCTGTCAACTGTTTCATCTGATAATTTTACATTAAAGTTTTCATTCTTCAAACTGTCGTATTTATCTGATTGTAATACTAACAAATCATCGCTATTCAAATCCATTTTGGATAAACTATTTGTTAAATATTTTTTATAATCTTCAAGTGACATGTTTTTTAATTTATCTTTAATTTTTTGTAAAACACTATCAATTACTTCTTGTTTTGCAAAAAGCGCATTATCTCTTGATTTTAAAACAACTTGAGATAAATGTCTGTCGTATACACCTTTTGCTTCAGATTCTGCTTTTTTTAATATTGTATCTTTTTCTTGATTAGCCTGGTCTATTTTAGTTTCAATGATTTTTTCTTTTTCTTGATTTGCATCATTTAGAATGTGTTCTGATTCTTTTTTTGCATCTTCAAGAATTTCATTAATTATATTATCTAAATTAGACATCTAAATCACCACTAAGCTTGGATTTGGTTCATTAATAAGAATGAAATAGCGAATGCTAAGATGGCATATAACTCAACCATTACGGCATAGATAATACCTTTTGCTTGTTGAGGTTCATTCTTTGCTAAGATGTTGATACCACTAACTGCTACTTTACTTTGAGCAATTGCTGAGAAATATCCTACAACACCTACTGGCAATGCTGCTGCGATGTAAACATAACCTTGTGCCAAAGAAATATTTCCACCTACAAGTTTGAATAGAATTAAGATACCAATTACGAATCCGTATAAACCTTGTGTACCTGGTAATAATTGAAGTACTAATGATTTACCAAACTTTTCTGGTTCTTCAATAACTACTCCAGCCGCAGCTTCCCCTGCCATACCTACACCTTTAGCAGATCCCATACCTGAGAACAAAACTGCTATTACTACTGATAATACTCCTAAAACTAATCCACCATTTTCTAAAAAGAATTTTTCCATAATATCCTCCTATTTGTTTGTTATGTTAAAATAATCTGATTCTGTTATAAGTTTCTTGAATGGCACTCCACCACCTTCGTAGAATTTATTAAACATTTCTACGAAAATCAATCTTGCAGAGTGAACGTATGCTGACAAGTATGATAAGAATGCGTTGAACGCTTGGAAAACCACGAATATGATAAGTCCAAATATAAATCCTATAATGCTTGAACCAGCCATCATTTTTACTATCATATTAATTGCTACTGCAATATATGCTCCTGATAAACCTAAAGCCATAAGTCTCATGTAAGATACGAAATCTCCTATCCAGCCTGATATTCCGTACAATGAATACAAACCTGAGCCAAGTCTACCACCAATGCTTTTTGCATCCCTTCCTGCTGTAAGAATAATTCCAACAGCTGATGCAATAGCAATCCATTTTGCAATTGTCAATGCAATAGCCGGAAATGCTAAAGACTTGCCAATTAGTAAAACTAATATACTAATAATAATTAGATACCATAGTCCTACATCATAAAATGCATCCAAAGGCTTGTGATCTCTCACCAACATGTATGCCTTGATTCCCAATGCAAAGAATAAATGTATAAAACCAAATATTAAGCATAAAATTATTAAAGTCATAGCATTTTTACTTGTGTCGATGATTGGAGTCATTGGTATAATTCCACCAAAGAATGATCCATAAATGTATCCCCAAAACATCGATGCAATTGATATGAACATAAAGAACTTCAAGAATTGCTTTTTCTTTTCATCAAGATTAAAAATCTTGAGTGCTGCTATTATTGCTATAAATACAATCAATCCATATCCTAAATCACCAATCATCATTCCTGAGAAGAAACAATAGAAAGGTGCCAATAATGGTGTTGGATCAACTTCGTTGTATTTTGGCAATGAATACATTCCTGTTATACTTTCAAAAGCTTTTGCAAATCCTCTGTTTTTCAAAATAATTGGTACATTTGGATCGTTTTTATCTGCTGGATTCATTTCCAAATAATACTTATTATTTAATGAGTTTTGTAATAGAGTTTCAAAGTCTTTTTCCTTGTCAGAAGGAATGTATCCTTCGATTATATCAATCTTATCTGTCCTCTTAATTTTACTTGTAGCTTCTTCTTTTAAGCTGTTGTTTTCAAGATAATCATGATAAATCTTAAATTGTTCAGTCAAATCTGTTTTTGATTTAATTTGATCTTCTATTTCTTTGTAGTGCTTTTTGTTTTCAATGATTTGTTCATCAATATTTTTAATTTCATCTTTTACAAGTCCATGTGATTTAATATTAATATTGACAAATCCATTGTCTCTGAGGATATCTTGAGCTTTTTCATAATCCTTAGCGATAACAAGCAAGTATACAAAGCCTGAATTTCGAGAAATTTCTTCGATATAAATATCTTCAATATCTTTTGTGTTTAATTTCAACTGATCGATGAATTTATCACTCACGGTTCCAGTAACTACCTTAACTCTTTTAAAATCATCGATTTTTGAAATATCCAAATCCAAATTCTCCCAAGGAATTAATTCGGACTTCTTTTGATTCAAAGTTTGATTATTTTGATCGAGCTCTATCAGTTGTTTATCTAAAGATGAAAGTTCTTTGTAGTGTTCATCAAAGTCAAAATCAAGTGCTTTTTTAGTAAGCTCATCTAGCTTAAATGTTTTCTTACCTTGTTTTAATTCGTCTATTTTATTGTGCTTTTCTGAATACTTTTCAAGCAAATCTATAGCCCATTTTACTTTGGTAAGCTTTTCACTAATGCTAACAATTTGTTCAGAATTATCTAAATTCCTTACACCTTGATTTTCGTCTTCTACTTTCTTTTCATCAATATGAACATAATTAAACTTTTGAAGATCTTCGAGTAATTTTTCTCTATCATAATCAAATGAATACAAATCAAATTTGCTCATTTTTACAATAGCCATTAACTCACTATCCTTTCAACGATTTTGTCTACAAGTCCTTCAACTGTATCTAAGTCGATGTTTTTAATACTTTCGTTATTCATCTTAGCTTTTTGTTCTAAATCTTTTGATTCTTCAATAGCTTTATTTTTTGAAGATTCAAGTTTTTCATTTCGAACTTTTTGAGCTTCGTTGATAATTTCGTCGTATTTTTGTTTAGCTTCTGATTTTGCATCTTCTACAATGCTTTTTCTTTTTTCATTAGCTTCATCGACAATAAGCCTAGCCTTCTCTTCAGCTTCTTTAATTTTTGATATAGCAGTATCTGACATTGTTTCACCTCCTAATTTAGAGATGGTTTTAGAATATTTGAAAATTATTCTAAAACCATAAGTATATAACTAAAAGCTTAAAGCTATTTAGTACCAAATAATCTGTCTCCTGCATCGCCTAAACCAGGTACGATATATCCGTGATCGTTTAATTTTTCATCTAGACCTGCCACGTATATATCAACATCAGGATGCTTTTCTTGAACCATTTTGATTCCTTCTGGAGCTGCTATTATATTCACCAATTTGATGTTCTTACATCCATGTTCTTTTAAGAACGTAATTGCTGCTTCTGCAGATCCACCTGTTGCAAGCATTGGATCTACAACGATAATATCTCTTTCTTCAACATCTTTTGGCAATTTACAATAATATTCAACAGGTTTCAATGTTTTTGGATCTCTGTATAATCCAATGTGTCCAACTTTTGCTGCTGGTAATACACTTAAAAATCCTTCAACCATTCCCAAACCTGCTCTTAAAATTGGAACTACTCCCAGCTTTTTACCACTCAATGTTTGGCCGGTAGTTTTTCCTATCGGAGTTTCTACTTCGCAATCTTCTAATTTAAAGTCTCTAGTAACTTCATAGCACATTAAAGTTGCTATTTCTGAAACTAACTGTCTAAATTGATTACTTCCTGTGTTTTTATCACGTAAAATTGTTAATTTGTGTTTAATCAACGGATGATCAAATACAGTTACTTTACTCATAATTCCTCCTATAAAATAAACTTTATACTCTTTATTATAACACACTAAATTACTTTTATGTTATTAGCACAAGATTTTTTAAGCCTGTTCATTATACTTATACCCATTTTTTGTTCATTTACCCCTTCACAAATTAATAATTTGTAGTTGAATTTGTCTAATTCTCTGAGGTATGTGAATATGTTATGCGCAAAATTTAAATAATCATTTCTTTTCGAAATTATTTTTACATTTTCAAAATTTACATTTTCTGCAGTTTCTTCTGTGAGTATAAATCCAATTTCATCAGTATTTATCCCCAAGTTATCCACGTAATTTTGTATGTTATCCATGTTTCCTTTGATTACTATAAGTTTTGTTTTGGGAGCGTAGTGTTTGTATTTTTGTCCTGGTGATTTTGGAATAGTGTTAGAATCAATTAATGATTTATCGTAAACAACCTCATCCAAATACTCTTCCAAATCTTCTTTTGTGTAAAAACCTGGTCGAAGTATTGTGTAAGGTTTTTCTGTCAAATCAACAACTGTTGATTCAATTCCAATGTTACAACTTCCTCCATCCAAAATCATTTCAATCTCGCCTTGCATATCGCTGTATACATCTTGAGCGTTAGTTGGAGATGGTCTTCCTGATTTGTTTGCAGAAGGGGCTGCTATTGGACATCCTGATTTATCTATCAAAAATCTCGCAATTTCATCAGAAGGATTTCTAATTGCAACTGTATCTCCACCACAACTTACCACATCATTAACTTTATCACTTTTTTTAAAAATTATAGTCAATGGGCCTGGCCACAAATTATCCATCAATTTTTTCTGATCTTCAGTTATTTCTGATGATAAATTCTTCACCATATCTTCGTTAGTTACGTGTAAAATTAATGGATTATCTCTTTTTCTTCTCTTGACATCAAATATTTTCTTGCAAGCTTCTTCGTCCAATCCATTTGCACCTAATCCGTAAACAGTTTCTGTAGGAAATGCTACTACGCTTCCATTTTTTATCAACTCTGCAGCTTTTTCAAGTGATTTTATTTTATTTTTTTCATCTAAATTTTCAATAATTGTATTCATATTAATATCTTTCTAATATAGCTTTCATTAATTTATTAGGATCGTGTACAATATAGTCATAGCTTATATCACATATATCTGCTTCGATAATTTCTATTCCTAATTCTTTCATATCTTCACGATCTTCATCAGTAAGATATATAGGAGTAGAATTTTCGATTGATTTGTATCTGTACTTGGCATATTTGTCTACTTCTTTGGAATTAACGACTATTTTATCGATAATATTTGAATTTGCGTGATCGATAATGGCAGCTACATGATCTGTAACGCTGTAGCCATTAGTTTCTCCAGGTTGTGTCATTATATTCAATATGTACACAACTTCTGCCTTTGTTTCTTTTAGGGCTTGTGATATATCTGTTACTAGAAGATTAGGAATTATAGATGTGTATAATGATCCTGGCCCTAAAAGAACAATATCTGCATCCATTATACTATCTATGGATTCTTTCAATGGCAAAATAAGTTTTGGTGATGTGTATACCCTTTTGATTTTACCTCCGTTTTTTCTGTTCAAAAACGTGATATTAGATTCACCTTCAATTGTAGATCCATCTTCCAATTCAGCGAATAATTTGACATTATCTAAAGTCATTGGCAACACTTTTCCTGTAATCGCAAGGACATTGCTTATTTCTTTTATCGCTTCATTGAAATCTCCGCATATATCATTCATCGCTGCTATCAATAAATTGCCTAGGCTCTGTCCTTTTAATTGGCCATTTGAAAATCTATAATTAATTAATTTTTCCATTATCGGTTCAGTATTAGCTAGGGCCACAAGACAGTTTCTAATATCACCAGGAGGTAGCATTCCCAAATCTTCTCTTAGAACTCCACTTCCACCACCATCATCAGCCACAGTTACAATTGTGGTTATGTTTGATGTGAAATTCTTTACTCCTCTTAATAATATAGAATTGCCTGTTCCTCCACCGATAGTTACTATTTTTTTACCAAAATTTTTGGTCTCTGTGGGATACATAAACTTTTTCTCCATTTCCTTCAAGCCTTGCTGTCAAAGCTTGTGCTATTGCAACGGACCTGTGCTTTCCACCGGTGCATCCTATTCCTATAACCAAGTTTGTTTTTCCTTCTTTTGAATATTTGGGAATCAAAAATTCCACCATATCTACTAATTTATCTAAGAATTCATTTGCTTCATCGAAGCCGAATACATAATCTTTGATGTCTGTATTTAATCCCGAAGATTTTTTTAATTCTTCAATGTAGTAAGGATTTGGGAGAAATCTTACATCAAATACCAAATCTGCATCCAACAAAATCCCATGCTTAAATCCAAATGATACAACAGATATTGCAAGTTTGGTGTCTACATCTTTAAGAGAAAATACATATAAAATTTTTCTTCTCAATTCTCCTAGTGTAAGATTTGATGTGTTGATGATTGAATCTGCTGAATTTCTAACTTCACTCAAAAGTTCTCTTTCATTAGAAATTCCTTGTGAAATATTTCCATTGATAGCCAAAGGATGTGGTCTTCTGTGTTCTTTGTATCTTCTGATTAGAATTTCATCCGATGCATCCAAATACAAAATTTTAACATCAATACTTTGATTTTTCAAAAGTGTTATTGACTTCATCAAATCAGCGAAGAATTCTCCACCTCTAATGTCAACTACGCACGCGATTTTATTGATTTTTTTCTTGCTTTTTGTAGTCAAATCTATAAAACTTAATAAAAGAGATGGAGGCATATTATCTAATGTATAATATCCCAAATCTTCTAAAATATGGCTGCTAGCACTCTTGCCAGCTCCACTCATTCCTGTAACAATTACAACTTCCATGAATTCTCCTAATCGATGTTTATAATTCTACTAATATCCAAACCTGATTCAATTACTCTTCTGATGCTGTCATCTACATTCGCAATATTTTTCTTGTGATGAGCATCACTTCCTAGACTAAATTTAACATTATAATGTGAAGAAATTTTGATTTCTTCTACTGATAAATGTGGATGGTGGTTGTTAATTTCCATTACCGTATTTGTTTTTTCGCATGTTTGTGCGATTTTTTCGATGTCCACATCTATTTTATCTCCTGGATGAGTTATTATGAAAATATCATTTTTTTCCAATGCTTTTACCATTGCTGTTGTGTTCAAATCAATCATTTTTTCTCTGACTGATGGACCCATCCAACTCAATCTTTTTAAAACATGATAATTATAAAAAGATTTCTTATCTACAAATCTAACTCCATTGTGAAATCCGACATTAATAAAATCAAAATACTTTTTTTCTTCTTCTGTAATATCTATTTGGCCATCGTATCCAATTACGTTGGCTTCAACTCCCATCAAAATTTCAATGTCGTCGTATTTTTCTTTGAGTCTGTCGATTTCTTGACGTTGTACTGGAATTAACTTTCTTTTTATTCCATACATCATGTGCCCTGGACCGTGATCCGTTATACTTATAGTCTTTAACTTTTTTGCTCTAGCTTCTTGTACAATTTCTTCGATTGTACTTTTTCCGTGATTGTTACGACTGTAAACTGAATGCACGTGATATTCTCTGGTTAATTTTATTTTATTTTCCACCGATAATTCTCACTTCTGGTTCTAATTTCACATTGAACTTTTCAAACACTACTTTTTGCACATGTTCTATAACAGCTACAACATCAGAGCATTTTGCATCTCCAACATTAACTATAAAACCGCAATGTTTCTCACTAACCATCGCATCATTGTACCTATAGCCTCTGAGGCCTGCTTCATCAATCAATTGTCCAGCGAAGTGTCCCTCTGGTCTTTTGAACACTGAGCCGCATGAAGGAAGCTCTAAAGGTTGCTTTGATGTTCTTCTTTCTGTGTAGTCGTGAAAATTATCGAGAATTTCTTTTTGGTCGCCTTTTTTTAGTATAAATTCAACTTCCAACACGACTAATTTTTCATCTTGAACTCTTGAATGTCTGTATGAAAAATCCATCTCGTCACAGTTAAGATATTTTACTTTCAAATCTGTATCAATCACCTTAACTCTGTGAACAATATCTTTCATTTCAGTTCCATAGGCACCTGCATTCATTGTAATAGCCCCTCCAATGTCTCCAGGTATGCCGCTAACGGCTTCAAAACCAGCATATGAGTTGTTAATAGCTAATTTACTAACAGAGCTCAATAACGCGCCTGATTGTGCTATTAAAAGATCACCATCAATTCTTATTTCATTGAAATTATCGTGTAATTTAATTACAACTTCTCTTAGCCCATCATCGCTAACTAACAAATTCGATCCGTTGCCTATAATTCTGTATGCAAAGTCGTTTTGTTTAATTAATTGGAGAGAATTTATTATTTGTTCTTCATTTTGTGGAAATATCATAACATCACAATTACCTCCAATTTTGAAAGTAGTGTGATTTTTCATCGGTTCATCGTACAAGATTTCCCCGATGTTTTTTCCATCAAAAACTTGTTTATAAATGTTCATAGGCTTGCTCCGCACTGTACAATGTTCCAAAAATTATAATTACATCATCCTTGAAATGTTCAATAGCATAATCCACGGCGTCATTTACATTTGATTTTGCAACAACATTATCACTATAAACTTCAATTTGTTTTTTCAAATCTTCTGCTTTTAATGCTCTTGGAGAATCTGGAGTAAATGTAACAAATGCTTTGGCATTTTCATGAATTAGTTTGATTTCGTCGTTGTAGTCTTTGTCTTTCAATACTCCGTAAACAAATACAATTTTTTTATCGCCAAACACAGATTCTATTGATGATTTTAATGCTTTTACGCCGTCGGCATTGTGCCCACCATCGTAAATCACTGTAGGATTGTGTCTAATTACATCAAATCTTGCAGGAATGTATGCGTTTTTGAACCCATTTATAATATCTTCATCAGACAAATCAAGTTCGTCTCTTAATACGTCAATCGCAGTCAATGCTAACTGAGCGTTAAATAATTGATATCTACCAACTAATCTAGTTTCAATGTGCAAATTTTTCCAATCAAAAGAATTGTGTGTTGCGTTGATTTCGATGTTTTTAGCTTCATCAAAATCACAAATATATAGTTTGTTGTTTCTTTCTTCTGCGACCTCTCTGAAAACGTCCAATACACTTTCTTGTTGATCGTAAACGACACATCTTCCGTTTTGCTTCATGATGCAAGCTTTTTCGTAGGCGATTTCTTCCAATGTATTTCCCAAATATTCTTGATGATCCAATCCAATTTTTGTAATTACTGATAACAATGTTTCATCTGTAGCATTTGTTGCATCCAATCTTCCACCCATTCCAACTTCAAGTACAACATATTCGCATTTTTGTTCTGCAAAATAATAAATCGCACACAAAGTTATAAATTCGAATGTAGACACTTTTATATCATTTTTTTCAATAGTATCCTTGATAATTTCGAAAATCCTCATGAAATCTTCTTCTGAAATTTCCTTGTCGATTTTTATTCTATCGTAGAAATTAATTATGTGAGGCGATGTGAAAAGTCCAGTTTTATATCCATGTTCTTTAAGCGTTTGGTATATAAAAGTTGATGTTGAGCCTTTCCCGTTAGTTCCAGCAACATGGATTATTTTAAAACTTTTTTCGGGATTGCCTAGAATCTTCAAAGTTTTTTGCATTCTATCAAGTCCCAACTTGTAACCATCTCTTCCGATTTTATCTAAATATTCATAAATTAATTCGCTATTCATTTTTATCTCCTAAATCTAAATATATATCTAATTATATCATTACTTACTATAATATAAAAAACTCGAGCGATTAAACTCGAGTTAATTTTTAATTCATCATTTTTAATTTTTCAGCTTGATCGTAGCTTGTCAAATCATCAATCATTTCTTCTATATCTCCATCTAAGAAATTTTGTAATTGGAATATTGTTTTGTTGATTCTGTGGTCAGTAATTCTTCCTTGTGGAAAGTTGTAAGTTCTAATTCTTTCAGAACGATCTCCAGTACCAACTTGAGATTTACGAGCATCTGCTCTATCTTTATTCTTTTCTTCTTCCATCAAATCATACAATCTAGATTTCAAAACTTTCATAGCTTTGTCTTTGTTCTTAATTTGTGATTTTTCGTCTTGGCATGTTACTACAAGACCTGTTGGGATGTGTGTAATTCTGACAGCAGAGTCAGTAGTGTTTACGCATTGTCCACCATTACCACTCGCTCTGAACACGTCTATTCTCAAATCTTTTTGTTCGATTTTTACATCGACATCTTCTGCTTCTGGCAATACCGCAACAGTTGCAGTAGAAGTGTGAATTCTTCCCGAACTTTCAGTTTGA encodes:
- the rapZ gene encoding RNase adapter RapZ, with amino-acid sequence MEVVIVTGMSGAGKSASSHILEDLGYYTLDNMPPSLLLSFIDLTTKSKKKINKIACVVDIRGGEFFADLMKSITLLKNQSIDVKILYLDASDEILIRRYKEHRRPHPLAINGNISQGISNERELLSEVRNSADSIINTSNLTLGELRRKILYVFSLKDVDTKLAISVVSFGFKHGILLDADLVFDVRFLPNPYYIEELKKSSGLNTDIKDYVFGFDEANEFLDKLVDMVEFLIPKYSKEGKTNLVIGIGCTGGKHRSVAIAQALTARLEGNGEKVYVSHRDQKFW
- a CDS encoding PHP domain-containing protein, encoding MENKIKLTREYHVHSVYSRNNHGKSTIEEIVQEARAKKLKTISITDHGPGHMMYGIKRKLIPVQRQEIDRLKEKYDDIEILMGVEANVIGYDGQIDITEEEKKYFDFINVGFHNGVRFVDKKSFYNYHVLKRLSWMGPSVREKMIDLNTTAMVKALEKNDIFIITHPGDKIDVDIEKIAQTCEKTNTVMEINNHHPHLSVEEIKISSHYNVKFSLGSDAHHKKNIANVDDSIRRVIESGLDISRIINID
- a CDS encoding L-threonylcarbamoyladenylate synthase, translated to MNTIIENLDEKNKIKSLEKAAELIKNGSVVAFPTETVYGLGANGLDEEACKKIFDVKRRKRDNPLILHVTNEDMVKNLSSEITEDQKKLMDNLWPGPLTIIFKKSDKVNDVVSCGGDTVAIRNPSDEIARFLIDKSGCPIAAPSANKSGRPSPTNAQDVYSDMQGEIEMILDGGSCNIGIESTVVDLTEKPYTILRPGFYTKEDLEEYLDEVVYDKSLIDSNTIPKSPGQKYKHYAPKTKLIVIKGNMDNIQNYVDNLGINTDEIGFILTEETAENVNFENVKIISKRNDYLNFAHNIFTYLRELDKFNYKLLICEGVNEQKMGISIMNRLKKSCANNIKVI
- the murB gene encoding UDP-N-acetylmuramate dehydrogenase, yielding MNIYKQVFDGKNIGEILYDEPMKNHTTFKIGGNCDVMIFPQNEEQIINSLQLIKQNDFAYRIIGNGSNLLVSDDGLREVVIKLHDNFNEIRIDGDLLIAQSGALLSSVSKLAINNSYAGFEAVSGIPGDIGGAITMNAGAYGTEMKDIVHRVKVIDTDLKVKYLNCDEMDFSYRHSRVQDEKLVVLEVEFILKKGDQKEILDNFHDYTERRTSKQPLELPSCGSVFKRPEGHFAGQLIDEAGLRGYRYNDAMVSEKHCGFIVNVGDAKCSDVVAVIEHVQKVVFEKFNVKLEPEVRIIGGK
- a CDS encoding gluconeogenesis factor YvcK family protein; the protein is MYPTETKNFGKKIVTIGGGTGNSILLRGVKNFTSNITTIVTVADDGGGSGVLREDLGMLPPGDIRNCLVALANTEPIMEKLINYRFSNGQLKGQSLGNLLIAAMNDICGDFNEAIKEISNVLAITGKVLPMTLDNVKLFAELEDGSTIEGESNITFLNRKNGGKIKRVYTSPKLILPLKESIDSIMDADIVLLGPGSLYTSIIPNLLVTDISQALKETKAEVVYILNIMTQPGETNGYSVTDHVAAIIDHANSNIIDKIVVNSKEVDKYAKYRYKSIENSTPIYLTDEDREDMKELGIEIIEADICDISYDYIVHDPNKLMKAILERY
- a CDS encoding bifunctional folylpolyglutamate synthase/dihydrofolate synthase, whose translation is MNSELIYEYLDKIGRDGYKLGLDRMQKTLKILGNPEKSFKIIHVAGTNGKGSTSTFIYQTLKEHGYKTGLFTSPHIINFYDRIKIDKEISEEDFMRIFEIIKDTIEKNDIKVSTFEFITLCAIYYFAEQKCEYVVLEVGMGGRLDATNATDETLLSVITKIGLDHQEYLGNTLEEIAYEKACIMKQNGRCVVYDQQESVLDVFREVAEERNNKLYICDFDEAKNIEINATHNSFDWKNLHIETRLVGRYQLFNAQLALTAIDVLRDELDLSDEDIINGFKNAYIPARFDVIRHNPTVIYDGGHNADGVKALKSSIESVFGDKKIVFVYGVLKDKDYNDEIKLIHENAKAFVTFTPDSPRALKAEDLKKQIEVYSDNVVAKSNVNDAVDYAIEHFKDDVIIIFGTLYSAEQAYEHL